A genomic window from Populus nigra chromosome 7, ddPopNigr1.1, whole genome shotgun sequence includes:
- the LOC133698518 gene encoding LOW QUALITY PROTEIN: helicase protein MOM1-like (The sequence of the model RefSeq protein was modified relative to this genomic sequence to represent the inferred CDS: inserted 2 bases in 1 codon), with protein sequence MANDTKASCKAKDEETNGSXKGKNIVSRSSSSSGSAPDTSALRRSVRETSSKKSMAPSPSSTRKSERLENRTPTTPAVMRKSGRVEKQSMLSPLRRSKRGKNQSSSSSFGSKKSGKSLGSSVMKKKHRKEKSVKLLTLEPNEIGHSEKHIIKAVQVETKITDARVYRSLFKQQQKKANLEGFCEETKNKKAKSSQGYCSNLRASASENVDGGGGCSQREVEELIEECILKDSEKKMLGNSVLSAGGSPEFDNNHLDFVNNLLECWHKGENVVLIDDQEQIAKVIYFILSISSNATWPFLIITTSAALHSWEEGLFRLAPSLYTVVYHGNKDIRKSIRTLEFYSEGGCIMFQILITSPEVIIEDLNMLESMKWEAIIVDECQRSRIYSHFKQIKLLSTAMRLLLVNGQLKDGITEHLLSLLVHQSDPDGSECLVIDSSHKTGIFKERLSQYIANGCKPDSSRLKEYWVPVQLSIMQLEQYCAILLSNSLLLCSSSKNDLAGSLHDILISARKCCDHPYIMDPSLQISLTKDSKEADILDIGIKASGKLQLLDAMLFNIKERGLRVLVLFQSSGGSGKDNVGDILDDFICQRFGKGCYERVDGHVLPSRKQAALKNFNNLQEGRFVFLLETRACSPSINLSSVDTVIIFASDWKPNTDIRNLQKITLYSESEQINIFRLYSSCTVEEKVLIVARQDKTLDRNLQRINQGASHLLLMWGVSYLFDKLSEFNCGNDPASSGNMLFEQSHLKDVIQEFLTIVTQKGKDKNLINSIILNVKQNQGSYTTNLPLHGEPKIQLLDEELPHVFWERLLKGKQPQWKYSSGLFQRNRKRVQYFDDIQKNPEVEADEVVKKRKKVAIDNSNSPSLKAAPIGTSGAPVCSMSQFIPSSTGCLTTTDANHVSNFTHLNNKLSLLPKANTVDYNERMNLHYSRKSLHLVLKPEIEKLSEILQLPEDVKVMVDQFLEYVLNNHHVSREPASILQAFLISLCWTAASMIKYKLDRKESLALAKQHLNFCCTKDEADFVYSKLRYLKKVFLYHTGNFKLAGSPKAAEFSTKDLSTNQSNGRPSLSTPSNMQKVRIEVENLRPSQEFFIDQALSHLGLTQKDYSENIEEKCDEQMNKLLQRQREEREELKKKYEEEKAELELMQRTEAAVIHLHSNSSMRADKLKVLGNVFAKEFRELKRKMEIRLNNVLEFQLATRNRLQERKAHWIRVKLSGLLNKPLADESGYDQQNAATLNSCSKDQTSERARSMPDGEVLLEALETVSLNEDVFSGVLSASEPMFDGASSSMLDREVPLEMPQTASVRNVSENTVYLNASSGEGQIPVTQVAAVRVLEAISSSDGPENTIHKSSSEIRNRDALMVPDSEFPLGVTEIVSSTGGLENAASANPSPSEGYTVRTTSCMDGREVLLEVPETASLEAEHGNRVMEKDGISAMVSDNATEEDQQNGLVSMLNQDSQSDNIIAVNQQNGEVLLGVPQTNEVGLQDEGVPSGVHGTPVEGSASNGGENTGVYVTAFSIGTGVDQLAGVLPSGGFETATSAELEGSRTQREIDSIHAVASDTSQSAESSRLQDGVAQVCDNQIAFQLVDASASQPLVVASGQSPNDAPVTEHLLELLLSTGSPTPSGSQPATSFAQLSPIDSIAVGGSGMHISNMRAAPVTPGISNHPGTALSVRMPVSMSQDPLQNELDRLSKETEEIIKIHEDTKLQLKSDCEKEIVEVVAQIHKKHDIKLQEIESDFQCKKKEMNDNQNKVLMNKILAEAFKTKCMDSMASSTLGKQQEITSSAVQQLLRQSQPTAQRPPIVASSGVSADGHQTSPSLSPPSPPLEVARCSSLLSGTPTRPPHIGSISPITNNLQLGSGIRAPAPHLQPFRPSASISTTGLSSFLHGMQSQQVPSTSPTLSEIPSRAPASVQQSGPQTTTNCCESMRVTPSSTYLSGLDSLMDVGYQTSTNATQPCSFPPVTNLISNPNQLTQPELSMLHGVNSVLTNPASEVCLSDDD encoded by the exons ATGGCAAATGATACTAAAGCTAGTTGCAAAGCTAAGGATGAGGAAACCAATGGttc aaaagggaaaaacattGTTAGCAGATCATCATCTAGTTCAGGTAGTGCACCTGATACATCTGCTCTAAGAAGGTCAGTCAGAGAaacatcatcaaagaaaagCATGGCTCCAAGCCCTTCAAGTACTAGGAAGTCTGAACGTCTTGAGAATCGGACCCCTACAACTCCTGCAGTCATGAGGAAATCCGGGAGAGTTGAGAAGCAAAGCATGTTGAGTCCTTTGAGAAGGTCTAAGAGGGGTAAGAATCAGTCATCATCCAGTTCTTTTGGTTCAAAGAAGTCTGGTAAAAGCTTGGGCTCTTCAGTTATGAAAAAAAAGCACAGGAAAGAGAAGAGTGTGAAATTGTTGACTCTTGAACCTAATGAAATCGGCCACAGTGAGAAACATATTATCAAAGCAGTTCAGGTTGAAACAAAGATAACTGATGCTCGTGTTTACAGGTCATTGTTCAAACAGCAACAAAAGAAAGCTAATCTGGAAG GTTTTTGTGAGGAGACGAAGAACAAGAAGGCTAAGTCATCTCAAGGATATTGCAGCAATCTCAGAGCTAGTGCTTCTGAGAACGTTGATGGGGGTGGTGGCTGCAGTCAGAGGGAGGTAGAGGAATTGATTGAAGAGTGcattttgaaagattctgagaaaaaaatgttaggAAATTCTGTT TTGTCAGCTGGAGGTTCACCTGAGTTTGATAATAATCATCTGGACTTTGTCAACAATCTTTTAGAGTGCTGGCACAAGGGAGAGAATGTTGTTCTTATTGATGATCAG GAACAAATTGCAAaggtgatttattttattttgtcaatatCATCCAATGCCACTTGGCCATTTCTTATCATCACGACTTCTGCTGCACTTCATTCATGGGAAGAAGGGCTATTTCGTTTGGCTCCATCTCTATATACTGTGGTTTATCATGGAAACAAAGACATACGGAAAAGTATTAGGACGTTGGAGTTTTACAGTGAAGGAGGTTGCATTATGTTTCAAATACTTATAACCTCACCAGAAGTTATTATCGAG GATCTAAATATGCTTGAATCAATGAAATGGGAAGCCATAATAGTTGATGAGTGCCAACGCTCCAGAATATATTcacattttaaacaaattaagctGCTAAGCACTGCTATGCGGCTTCTCCTTGTAAATGGTCAGCTTAAG GATGGCATCACTGAGCACTTGCTGTCTCTGCTTGTTCATCAGAGTGATCCGGATGGTAGTGAATGCTTGGTGATTGATTCCAGCCATAAGACTGGCATTTTTAAGGAAAGGCTGTCACAATACATTGCAAATGGTTGCAAACCAGATTCCTCAAGGCTTAAAGAGTACTGGGTTCCTGTACAGTTATCCATCATGCAGCTTGAGCAGTATTGTGCCATTCTACTCTCAAACTCCTTATTACTTTGCTCATCCTCAAAGAATGATCTTGCTGGTTCCCTACATGATATTCTTATTTCTGCTCGAAAG TGCTGTGATCATCCCTACATCATGGATCCATCGCTACAAATTTCATTAACAAAAGACAGTAAAGAAGCTGACATTTTAGATATTGGAATAAAAGCTAGCGGCAAGCTACAACTCCTGGATGCAATGCTTTTCAACATAAAAGAGAGGGGATTAAGAGTGCTAGTTCTTTTTCAG TCTAGTGGAGGTTCTGGAAAGGATAATGTTGGAGATATTTTAGATGACTTTATATGTCAAAGATTTGGCAAGGGTTGTTATGAACGTGTTGATGGGCATGTACTCCCTTCAAGGAAGCAAGCTGCTTTGAAAAACTTCAACAATCTTCAGGAAGGGAGGTTTGTGTTCTTATTAGAAACCCGTGCTTGTAGTCCCAGCATAAATCTTTCATCTGTGGATACTGTTATCATATTTGCCAGCGATTGGAAGCCAAATACTGATATAAGGAACCTGCAAAAAATAACGCTTTATTCAGAGTCTGAACAGATAAATATATTTCGTCTATACTCTTCTTGTACTGTGGaagaaaaagttttaattgttGCAAGGCAAGATAAGACACTTGATAGAAATTTACAGAGGATAAACCAGGGTGCTAGTCACTTGCTTCTGATGTGGGGGGTTTCATATCTGTTTGACAAATTGTCAGAGTTTAATTGTGGCAATGACCCTGCCTCCAGTGGAAATATGTTGTTTGAGCAGTCACATTTGAAAGATGTTATACAGGAGTTCTTAACCATAGTAACTCAGAAGGGAAAAGACAAGAATCTAATTAACTCTATAATTTTGAATGTTAAACAAAATCAAGGAAGTTATACTACTAATCTTCCATTGCATGGTGAGCCAAAAATTCAATTGTTGGATGAAGAGCTGCCCCATGTATTTTGGGAAAGGTTACTTAAGGGAAAACAGCCACAGTGGAAATATAGTTCTGGTTTGTTTCAGAGGAACAGAAAAAGGGTTCAATATTTTGATGACATACAGAAGAACCCTGAAGTCGAGGCTGATGAAGTTGTAAAGAAGCGCAAGAAAGTGGCCATTGATAACTCCAATTCACCATCTCTAAAAGCTGCTCCAATAG GAACTTCTGGAGCTCCAGTGTGTAGCATGTCTCAATTCATACCAAGTTCAACTGGTTGTCTTACTACAACTGATGCAAATCATGTTTCCAACTTCACCcatttgaataataaattatcacTTCTACCAAAAGCTAATACGGTTGATTATAATGAAAGAATGAATTTACATTATTCTCGGAAGAGTCTCCATCTCGTTTTGAAGCCAGAGATAGAAAAACTTAGTGAAATTTTACAACTCCCA GAGGATGTCAAGGTCATGGTTGACCAATTTCTGGAATATGTACTGAATAATCACCATGTCAGTAGAGAGCCAGCTAGCATATTGCAAGCATTTTTGATATCCTTG TGTTGGACTGCAGCTTCCATGATTAAGTACAAACTTGATCGCAAAGAATCACTTGCACTGGCAAAACAGCATTTGAACTTTTGCTGCACGAAGGATGAGGCAGATTTTGTTTATTCAAAGTTGCGATATCTGAAGAAAGTATTTCTTTATCATACAGGAAATTTTAAGTTGGCTGGCTCTCCAAAAGCTGCAGAATTTTCAACTAAAGATCTCAGTACAAATCAGTCAAATGGAAGACCTTCACTGTCAACACCATCTAACATGCAAAAGGTTAGAATAGAGGTTGAAAACCTGAGACCTAGTCAAGAATTCTTCATTGATCAGGCCCTGTCCCATCTAGGATTGACACAGAAAGATTACTCAGAAAACATTGAAGAGAAATGTGATGAACAGATGAACAAGCTATTGCAGAGGCAACGAGAAGAAAGggaagagttaaaaaaaaagtacgaGGAAGAAAAGGCAGAACTTGAGCTTATGCAGAGAACAGAGGCAGCTGTTATTCATTTacacagtaatagttcaatgaGAGCAGATAAACTCAAGGTACTGGGTAATGTATTTGCAAAAGAGTTCAGAGAGCTTAAACGGAAGATGGAGATACGCCTTAATAATGTTTTGGAATTTCAACTGGCTACAAGGAACAGGTTGCAAGAGAGGAAGGCTCATTGGATTAGAGTGAAGTTGTCTGGATTACTAAATAAACCACTTGCAGACGAGTCTGGATATGATCAACAGAACGCTGCAACTTTGAATTCTTGTTCCAAAGATCAGACTTCTGAACGAGCCCGAAGCATGCCAGATGGAGAGGTTCTATTGGAAGCTCTTGAAACTGTGAGTTTGAATGAGGATGTATTTTCTGGGGTATTGTCTGCATCTGAACCGATGTTTGATGGGGCTAGTTCCAGCATGCTAGACAGAGAGGTTCCTTTGGAAATGCCCCAGACTGCAAGTGTGAGGAATGTTTCAGAGAATACTGTCTATTTGAATGCATCTTCAGGTGAAGGACAAATTCCTGTTACACAGGTTGCAGCAGTGAGAGTCCTTGAGGCTATCAGCTCTAGTGATGGCCCAGAGAATACCATTCATAAATCATCATCTGAAATTCGTAATAGAGATGCATTAATGGTGCCTGATAGTGAATTTCCCTTGGGAGTGACTGAGATTGTCAGTTCCACTGGTGGCCTGGAGAATGCTGCTTCTGCAAATCCTTCACCATCTGAAGG ATATACTGTCAGAACAACTTCATGCATGGATGGCAGAGAAGTTCTGTTGGAAGTGCCTGAAACCGCTTCTTTGGAAGCTGAGCATGGTAACAGAGTTATGGAGAAAGATGGAATATCGGCTATGGTATCTGATAATGCCACTGAAGAAGATCAGCAGAATGGATTGGTGTCTATGCTTAATCAAGATTCTCAATCTGATAATATTATTGCAGTCAACCAGCAAAATGGAGAGGTTCTTTTAGGAGTGCCCCAAACCAATGAAGTTGGCCTGCAGGATGAGGGGGTTCCATCAGGAGTTCATGGAACTCCTGTAGAAGGGAGTGCTAGTAATGGTGGAGAGAACACTGGTGTTTATGTTACAGCCTTTTCTATTGGTACTGGAGTTGATCAGCTGGCTGGAGTGCTTCCATCAGGAGGGTTTGAAACCGCTACTAGTGCAGAATTGGAGGGTAGCCGCACTCAGCGAGAGATTGACAGCATACATGCTGTAGCCTCAGATACTAGTCAATCAGCGGAATCCTCTAGACTGCAAGATGGAGTTGCACAAGTTTGTGATAACCAGATTGCTTTTCAACTAGTTGATGCCTCAGCATCCCAACCTCTTGTTGTAGCTTCTGGCCAATCTCCTAATGATGCACCTGTCACTGAGCATCTGCTGGAATTGTTACTATCAACTGGCTCTCCTACTCCTAGTGGTTCACAGCCTGCAACTTCATTTGCACAACTTTCGCCTATTGACTCGATAGCTGTTGGTGGATCAGGGATGCATATTTCAAACATGAGGGCTGCACCTGTTACCCCTGGAATTAGTAATCATCCTGGAACTGCACTTTCTGTGCGAATGCCTGTATCCATGTCTCAAGATCCACTTCAAAATGAGTTGGATAGATTAAGCAAAGAAACTGAAGAAATCATCAAGATCCATGAAGATAca AAGCTGCAGTTGAAATCTGATTGCGAGAAGGAGATAGTGGAGGTTGTAGctcaaattcataaaaaacatgatattaaacTTCAGGAGATAGAATCTGATTTCCAGTGtaagaagaaagagatgaatGACAATCAAAACAAAGTTCTTATGAACAAGATATTGGCTGAGGCTTTCAAGACCAAGTGCATGGATAGTATGGCATCTAGCACCCTTGGCAAGCAGCAAG AGATCACCTCTAGTGCTGTGCAGCAGCTACTTCGGCAATCTCAACCCACTGCTCAGAGGCCTCCTATTGTTGCTTCATCTGGTGTTTCTGCAGATGGTCATCAAACAAGCCCCTCACTTTCCCCTCCCTCCCCACCTCTAGAGGTTGCTCGTTGCTCATCACTTTTATCAGGCACCCCTACCAGACCACCACATATTGGTTCCATCTCTCCTATCACAAACAATCTCCAACTTGGTAGTGGGATTCGAGCTCCAGCCCCACACCTGCAACCTTTTAGACCTTCAGCATCCATATCAACAACGGGTCTTTCTTCCTTTCTACATGGGATGCAAAGTCAACAAGTACCTTCAACTTCTCCCACGCTTTCTGAGATTCCTTCACGAGCTCCAGCATCTGTGCAACAATCTGGTCCTCAGACTACGACAAATTGTTGTGAAAGCATGAGGGTCACGCCTTCTAGCACATATCTCTCTGGACTTGATTCGTTAATGGATGTAGGTTATCAAACAAGTACAAATGCAACTCAACCCTGCAGTTTTCCTCCAGTaacaaatttgatttcaaaCCCAAACCAGTTGACCCAGCCAGAGCTTAGCATGCTACATGGTGTGAATAGTGTGCTGACAAACCCAGCAAGTGAGGTCTGTTTATCAGATGATGATTGA